The nucleotide window GGACTCGACAATGTTTTGTTAACACCGatagtaatttgagaaaataacatatttgaatgtaatcacatctATTGGTGTTGGATGCGAACACATCTCAGAGACTAAACATGTCTCGATAATTTGAATAACATCTCCAAATAGAAACAGTTAATCAGTTTATAATTATGGTAATGATGTACCTGGACCAAGGAATTTAGCCATGGTGttacttttcttttgtttcagtAAGCACCAAGTTCTTCATTCCTGACAATAAAGCTGCTAAATGTTGCTGATGCAAAATTTCTGTCTCTGAAACTCCAACTTCACCCAATCTTTGCTTTTTCAGAGAAGGCTCAAATTGTGATAAAGAAGTATTGCTATATTTTCTATAAGGATTGGTGAATATCACATTCTCCTCCGTGTTgcttttttccttcaacacGTGGATTCCCATTTGTACACTCCTTAATATTTGAATCTcatcctctctaaaatcatccacCATCGTGCAACTAAACTTACCCACAATCAGCTTTACATGAATCCATTCATTTTTTAGAGGTGCTTTGTCCATTTCCAACTCGAATTTAATCTGTTCTTCCAATTTCAGATCAAACAAAAATGCATGTTCCGAGTCCAAATTGAACATCATGCCAGAACCACACAGTAAGAAATTAATATCTTCCAATCTATAGCCattgaaaaacaaattgattCTTGGAATCTGCATAGATCTCGGAAAAAGTAGAATCGAAGTTATAGAAGGGATCTTTTTACGAAACCAGAAAGAAATTGTGTCTCCCTTGATTTGGTGCTCAAACCAATCTGGGATCCCCTCTGTTCCGTTTGGGAAGCGAAAATTGGTGTCTCCAGCCTCATATAGTTTCTGTTAGTTTAGCATATGATATATTACAATATAGATtgcataaaatattatatatcaaataataGTGTAAGCTAAAACAACAAACCTGATTCAATAACATTCTTCTACTTGAGGAACTCAATGATTTGCATCTCAATGCAGAAAAGTAATTTAGATTTGGTGGAATCCCTCTAATATCCTCAAGACACCAGCAGCACTCAACATTTAGGTTCCAAAGTCGGTGACACTCACTAAGGCACTCAGGAAGAGTTTTGAACTTGTTACTCGATAAGTTTAGATTTTTCACATTAGCACACCACTTGAGAACTGTTTGGAGACATTCATCTGAGAGGTTGCAGTTCAAGAGAGTAAGTTCTGTCACATTTGAAAACACTATAGAATACATTTTATCATTATGTTTTGGGAACCTCAGCATTCTAACATGATATATTTGTAAGACATGAAGTTCACTGAGATTTTGAAACGAAAATGGCAATTCTTCTATGGaagtatgaaaaaataaaaaaatatcttttatatttgtcATCTTGCATAACAACTCTGGAAAACTCTTGAGACTCTCACAATAAGAGAGTTCCAATTCCTTAAGAGAGGGCAGCAGTAAGGGTGGAAAACTCTCGAGCTTGCAGCAACCGGTTGCTCTTATGATTTCAAGTTTATTCAAGTGCCCAATagaattgtgaattgtgattaaATTTTTACAATCTTGAAACGAAAACTCTTCTAAATTTGGAAGATTTGAGACATTGGATATATCGGTTAAATATTGACAACGGTCCAATATCAAGACTTTCAGATTCTCGAACTTCTgcataaacaaaaaagaagcaacacagataaataaaaattagacaaTATACTCATtgtgaatttataaaaatatacacaaatggaaaatgaaattatttcaCTTGCCTTGTTCGAAAAACATGATAGAGACTTCGAAGGATACTCTTCCCATTTCCAACATCTCAAACTACTTGGAAGATAGTTAGGACCTTCAGAAAAATGACCATTTTCAATGATAAGTATTTTGAGATTTGTCATTTTCTTGAAGGCATTTCCATCCCACTCTATTACGTTTTCCGTTGAGTGACAattcaaatatatcatttcaatGTTCCTACTTCCCtattaacaaaaaagaaataaagaaaagaataaacCACAGTACAAATAATAAATAGGTAATTAAGTGAAGAAAATCAACTAGTATGAAACAAATTGTTCATGAATATTAATTTTACTCaccatattttcttttaaaacttGAACTATATCGTCGTAAAACCACAACCTGCTGCGTTCTCCAGGATTCTTGGGTGATTCTTGACGGACGACTTCTTTAGCCATGTCCTCTATCAAGTCGTGTAATGTCACACGAACATCATCTTTGTATATGCGATATTTTCCATCCAACCCTTCAGCATGATGTAATGTCACATCATCGTCATATTCCCAATGGTCTATGAGAGATTTTTCAGCCAACACTCCAACATGATGTTTTACGCAATGGCCATAACGAGcatgaagtatttgtttgaccTCTGTCCATTTACACCCATTGAAGCAACAAGCAATGTCTAGAAAGACACTTTGATCCTTTTCCTCCAAAGCATCATAACTTACTCTAAGTATCCTTTGGATCTCTTTATTCGGAATCTTGTCATACTCATCCAATGTACGCTTCCAATCTTCTACGCTCCTTCCAAACAAGTTCGAGCCTATTGTTACTATAGCTAATGGAAGGCCAGAAGCATAAGTAAGTGCACGAATTAAAATGTCATTATAACTGGAAGGAACATTGCCATTTTTAAAAGCCATCAACTTTAACAATTCAAGAGCTTCTTCCCCATATAGCCCTTCAACTGCATGCGTACTTTCTATCCCATGACAGGTTAGTAAGTGTTTGTCTCGAGTGGTAATGATTACTCGGCTTCCACAACCGAACCAATCAAGTCCTCCAGCCAAAGCCTCTAGCTGCTCAAGTCTGTCAACATCGTCAAGAATCAAAAGAATCTTCTTTCTACACAGCCTTTCCTTAATGATTGGAATTCCCTCACTAACATGGTCTAAGTTAATTTCCAACCCAGTTGCTTTTAAAAGGAGCTTCTCTTGGAGATGTTTCAAGTTATTTTTAGCTGAATTCTCTTTCACATCGTGAAGAAAACATAAACCTTCAAATTGATCAGCAATGAAATTATAAATTGCTTTTGCAAGTGTTGATTTTCCCAAGCCTCCAGTACCATAAAGTCCTATCATGTTAACCTTTTCATTAGATTCCTTATCGAGAAGCAGTTTTACCTGTTGTACTCGGGATTGTAATCCAACAGGGTATTTGGCTACATGTAAAATATCACGATTGATCTTGTTGGAGATGTCTTTGACTATCTTCCCAATAAATTCGTATTGATATCTATTTGTGTCCAATAAGATAAGTTAGTACATACACTACAATCACAATCACAtcatgttataaaaaataattaatacttgTTTACAAACATAATTAAAACATGTGTTTCCCATTTAAGCTATAAGATGAGATTATTgggaaattgaaattaaataagggatACGTAAAAAGGAAAAACAGGATTTAAGTAAAGTGGGGTACCCAGGACAAAAATGGTAGCCGGACAAGTTAGAAGCTTGGCTCAGAGCCACTTTCCATCGCTGCAACCTCTCCATGTTACTCTTATCATTTTGAAACCTTTTTTCATGCTCATCCAATGCTTCACCATAACTACCTGTCTGATGTCGCACATTAGTAGGTTCCACACCCAAGAAAACAGGCAAAACGAGGCGACCCTTTGTCTTATAGCAATGAATGATGTGGACAAGTTCGttcaaacaaaatgaagaagatgCATAGTTGGCAGAAAATATGGGAATAAAAATCCGAGATTCGTCAATGGCCTTGACGAGTGATGGTGTGATTTCGTCTCCTCTTTGAAGATCATTGTCATCAATGAAGGTATGGATTCCCTTGTCAGTAAGAGCCTTGTAGAGATTGCCGGTAAAACCGTGCCGAGTGTCAGTGCCCCTAAAACTAAGGAACACTTGGTAAGTGAATCCAAAGGAAaatgaagaggaagaggaaggtGATTGTATAGCCATGAGACTTGAGAGAAATTGGATGAAAAGAGTTTTAGAATGCAGAATATGAATGAGTATGTTTTTGTGGTATGTGATATGTAACTTTAAAACAAGGAGAAAACTTAAGACAAAAATGTTCTATGAAACTTCCTATTGCCGTGTGGACCATTCAATTGCTTTTATTCTTCTGTTACGTGTAGTTATTCTTCTAGTAATGCAATattctctttttctctttattttctcaatttttggcTCTACAGTCTAAACTTTTATCACCAAGTCTGTATTGGTATTTATAACAATGTGCTATTTTTCAAATGTTGGAAAAAGAAAGGTTGAGACTAGGtgatgatatttataacaaacagtttaatatatataaatttgctAGCTATTTAGTTAACACATAAAAAAGCTCATTATTCTCTCTCCAATTTTATGTCTCATGTTTTTATTCTACTATTAGTAGGACCCTATGCTATTTTTGGTTCTACACTTATACCAAGTAGGAAACTTCCTTCCCATTTTGTATTTCTGTAAAGTAACCCATCTCATCACTTTTCCTACATCCTCCTTCCATGTAATTTCTTTAAAGTAATGTGAATGTCttaaagaagagaaagaaagaaaaaaaggtaaaagTTTAAGGGAAGCTTCAGTATGAATGGAGAGAGACATATAATGTGATTGATTGGACCTACAAAATCATATAGCTTAATAACAGTGAATAAAGggataaaaaaaagtgatgatATTTCATTCCATTGTAAACAAGTCTCTTAGCAAGAATACCACACACTGATACTATGAAAGCATAAAGTCTCAGACTTTTTAAAATGCTTTTGAGTATTAGTATCATCATGGGtttgaaaaataacaaatgaaGATGCATAACCTGGATGTACCATTGATCCAGAACTTCAATGCTCGCATCACATCCAGAAGTTAGCTCCTCAAACAATGAATCAGAGCGACAGATTGGTCAGTTATTATGCTACGAACCCATGATGTGCTCTAAGCAGCTGCAAACTTCCCAAACCAGTATCGGCCAGCAGACTTCATTTTATCATCCAAAGCATCAATATCACAATCTCTTTCGCCAAGTGAACCACTTAAATTCCACCAATACAAAACTTTACCACATGCCAAGATATATTCAAAGGATTATATGGTTTCTGTCGGGATAATATCCATTCTGCattgaatttataaaaaaaaaacatcatcatcGCACATAACATGTAAATCATCACACATTCTGGGGAGATTAACTCGGAACATCTTCCCAAATCCACAATCCCCATTGAATTTCTTCCTAATGACTAACAAGCTTCTAACACTAACTGATTTGGGAGCAACACTAATAAAGTGTTATAAAATAAGCTTAACAAAACCAAATACTCATTATAATATAGTTCATGATTCCAAACCGTAACCAAAAAATCCAAATACACAGTTggtcctgtttggataaatCACTTTAGTAAGCGCTTTTGAAACAAGTGTTTATGTAATATAATCTATAATCTGTTTTTAAAAGCTATACTAAAGAGTTATGGAAATAGTCGCACAGATGGTAAAATCAGttcataagctcaaataagtaaATCCAAACAAAATCCCATAAAACACATCATTGACAACACTCAGCAACAGAAACActgataataattaaaaatctaaacaaaaccACTTGCAAATTAAACACTGATAATAGACCCAAACGCAATTTCATTGAACCTTAACCGTTGAATCGACTTCTCTCATCAGAGACTCATCACACTTCCTCTTGCTTCGTTGCAGGATAGCGGCGCCATCGTTTCTTCTGCTGGGCTATGAGAAGTGACTTCATTAAACTCAACTTTATAAATTGACAAAAAAGTcaacatttttaataaattatccgtttacttttcaatgttattaCTCCGTActtatttgatttggtttgatttgataACAAGAGTTTGCgccaatttttagaatttttctaattacactTTATGTATTTACGGTTACAtcctaaaataataaaattatctttaaataaaatttaattttcaaattcactCATTCATCAAGAAAACTAACGCATCTTTTTTCTACTAAGATTGAAATTCTCAAAACTCTTCCAACTGAGCTGCAAAGCATATCATTACTCACTGCCCTTTCGAACAACCATCGGATTCTGTGCTACTAGCAACCGCTAGACATCCTGAATAATAATGTGAGTAGCCAGATGACTGCGGATGGTTTCCTGACAATGTACAGTCAAAGAACAACTAAATGCTTAGTTTTGGTTGGAGAAAAGTTCCGTAAAAAACCAACAACAGGCTGAAATCGTCAGGAATGGTTTCTCCCATGTTCAATTTTATGAGAGAATGCTGTTTAAAAATGGGGATAGGGAGATTGAAGGTAGACGTAAGAAACATCACTTCCTCATGTTTATTTCAACATGAGAGGATCCACTCCAGTAATTATCATACTTGCCATTATGCAGAAAACATAAATTCTAACATGTTACAGTcctaaaaattagaaaataaagtgaTGTAAAAGATTTATAAGTCATATTAattctttaaagaaaaatggGGAACCAATTTGTAagaatttaaaaacaaatggaagaaaaaaggaCTTTCTTTCTATTAAGTTATTCCAATTCAGTTATCTTCTTGATTTATTTCCACTCATTACAACCTTAACGCAATACATGGAAGCACATAACCAAAAATTTGAGTTATGAAACAAAATTTGCCAAATCAATTCCGGTCATACATATAAATACTTCCacagcattttcttttcttttttttttgcaatgtttAAGACTATGATATAAGATGAAGTTTCTATGTATCTttgagaatatttatttatacattttaaCCATATGAACAaggataaagataaataaaaaaagttggtaAGCTTTAAGTGTTAAAtgttttcatttataatttatcaaatttccATCAATCGAGTGGGAAAATATCCTCCCTACAAAGCACAAACACGGAGAAATTAACACATTGATTAGTCAACACCGatagtaatttgagaaaataacataattggaAGTAATTATGTGTGTCGGTGTCGAACACAAACACATGTTGGACACCAGACACATCCTCCATATTCATTTCAAACAATACTTTAGACCGTACAAATACTGAAATTAATCAATGTTTACAGTAATGTAAAGTTTAAACAGAAAACCACAAACCTGCGATTAATTGAGGGAATCTAGCCCTGctgattcttttgttttttgaatcTAGCCCAGAATTTAGGATGCACCCAAATCTCTTCCATGGGAAGCTGGTCACCACATGaacttaatttttcaatttaagaGGTAGAGAAGAGTATTTAAACTTAAGGCGAAAATTATGTTAATTGACTTAaggcttaattgtacttttggatccctatctttccaaaagttgcggttttggacccctaactaatttaaatacaaaacagccccctatgttttgattctttggcagttttggacccccggtccattgttgactcggtcaacgctgacgtggcaccctaagtgaggtgccacgtgtcaatattttttatttttttttgccttgggggtccaaaactgccaaagaatcaaaacatagggggctgttttgtatttaaattagttaggggtccataaccgcaacttttggaaagataggggttcaaaagtgcaattaagccttgacttaaaaacacaatttaaaatcaaaagtaaGTTTACCATCCGAAAGAAAAGATGGAACTCAACGATAGGATCATTTTACCAAGAGCACTtgataatgaaaaacaaattgacTACTTTTTCAGTTGAAATTATAGAAGAGATTTCTTTACGAAACCAGAAAGAAATTGAGTGTCCCGTTATACGGTGCTCGAACCGTTCAGAAATCCCCACTGTTCCGGTTGGCAAACAAATATTGGCGCATACAGCCTCATGTAGTTGCGGGTTAGTTTAGCATAAATATTACACTATGAACAGGGGCGGATCGACATTTGATATTGTTGTGGCAAAACTTTCAaagcaactatatatatattaacaaagtaGACCATTGACACTTTAAACAGTATAGCAAAATGGTTGATATTACATGTTCGATTCCCTATAGCAccctttttattaatattaataatttaaaaaaaaaattcaaaactgcaACTCGGCGAGTGAAAAACAAAGATGTGTTGAACAACggaagtggtaatcaatggATAAAGTATcctcaagcaacaacaacaacaaaaagttcTAAAACTAAGTGTAAAGCATcaccacaagcataatcaaagcaacaagataaaaaagcaagaaagaaaacaaacacacacaacatggtaacccagttcggtccaatatgactTACTCTAGGGGAGAAAGCATCCCTCCAATCTACTAAGATGAAAGTGATacaaatgagttacaagaaattagcttaaaagctcacaaagaacaataCATAATTTCTATCCATTTTTCAAGTCACCCACACTCTcaatgaatcctaagagaaaacacaaaaggaagctttttgatccttccaatgaTGAAATATCACTACACAAAACCATTTTTGTCAACATCTCAAAATCTATGTCAGTAGTATATGCAACCAAATCTCAATTGCAAAACTTTTGCTTAGTAATTCATAGACAATTTCAAATAGAGACCATATTAATGTTCATTGCCTTAAACATAAATTTCAACCACAAGAAAATATGTTCAAAGGGTGTGTGTCCCATTTTGATAAATACTTTAACTATATAAATcacaaaatatcaataataacgataattaaaataaatgataatgATCGTCATCAACTCACTGTTATGATGAATCAACTAAGTTTGCTCTCTAACCACTTGTGAAGAAGCATCTGAAGCGTCTGACGTCATATCTGAgcatcaataatattttctcaTGAATTTGAAACTCATTCTACTATTTCTCTAATTATATAGATAACCATAAAATCCTCATATCATCTATTCTAACCTCTAAAATAATTTCTAAACAAATTAATCATGTCTAAATTAGCACTAATTGAATTGTAAGTTGATAAATATACCTCAAAGAGTTACAATAGACAAGTTTTATGAGATGGGTATTCTTCTCCTTTTTTGGAGCACTAACTCAAATATCAAATTCTATCCAATAGCACTTGTGTGGTATGAGAAAGCTTTTATTTGGAATGAACTAGTATGGAGCCCGCGCCAAGCACGGGTAAATAAATCacctttaataaaataatttagttatagGGAATAATCTTCATGCATAGACGGTGTAAATTCTTTTACATTAAGCTAAATcatgtcaaatatatatatatatatatatatatatatatatatatatatatatatattttgtgatattttagaaactaaCTTAAAAAGTGGTATCATGCTATAATTTGGTTGGACATTTGTGTAAAAGATTTTTCTAATATCGATATATACAAACGAAAGTTTTGGCTTTATGATTGACCAAACTTACTATCAAGCATGAGATAAAAATTCATTGATAAAATTATATACAATTTGATACTATGATGCATAACTCTCTTTTTATTTCAAGCAAAGTAGCAATTGATTCATAAGAGAAGAGAAAATTTTGAAACTAAATTACATGTTTACTCTTGGagtctttaattttaatttgacttCCTATTCTCCAATGTTTCTACCTTGCTCGTTCCATCCATCCTTTAATTGTCTACCACTCTTTGCTCTGCTGCCTGCTTCTCTATCTCCttatactccctctgttcctttttaattgtcactttgagagaaattttttgtttctatttaactgtcactttcaaagttcaatgcatcATTAAATActgttttatcaatattacccttagatatttattgtggagagagaaacatatgaaatgaaatattaaattaacaaggtcattatagtaaaagtaatagcaattgtatcaaaagtagtaacatttattaattgtcttgatttgtgtaaaataacaaaaagtgacaattaaaaatgaacggaggtagtatttgtTTAATGATCCCGCCTCTCTTCCTTCTCTCCTGCCTATCCTGCTTCTCTCCCATCTCACTCCTCTGCCCTTTCACTCCAAAATAGACTTGATATGATCAAATTCACTTATAGAATCTCCAGCAAGAAtgatatcatcaacatacacAAGAAGAACTGTGAATGAGGATTCAGTTTTCTTGACAAACAAGGAATGATCAGATGCAGCTTGTAAATAGTCTTGAGCCAAAAGAGTAGAAGTCAATTTCTCATACCACTTTCTACTAGCCTGTTTAAGTCCATAGAGAGACTTTTGAAGCTTgcaaatttgattttgtttgattggttTGATGCCAGGAGGAATCAGCATGTACACATCTTCCTGAAGTTCACCATGAAGAAAGGCATTATTGACATCAAGTTGATGTAAATGCCAATTATGAATGGAGGATAAAGCAATCACAAGTCTGACTGTTGTGAGTTTAGCAACTGGAGAATACGTATCAAAATAGTCTAAGCCCTCAATTTGATTGTAACCTTTGGCAACCAATCTTGCTTTATATCTCTCAATAGTGCCATCAGCGTGAAATTTGACTTTGTAAATCCATCTACATCCAATAGGCTTAACATTTGGGGGTAAATCCACAAGTTTCCAAGTACCAGTTTTCTCAAGAGCTTGAAGTTCAACTTGCATAGCATGCTTCCAACACTCATGTTTACTTGCTTCAGCATAGGATTTAGGCTCAGGTTGTGAATGTAAAGACATAACAAAAGAAGAATGATTGTTagaaatattattatgagaaagaaaatgagaaatagGATATGTGGAAACTTGAAGATTGTTACAAATATAATCTTGGAGGTAAGATGGAGTAGTGGTGTTTCTGGTAGAATGTCTAGGAATAATAGGTGGAACAGGTGAAGAAGGAGGCGTAAGAGGTAaagttgatgaagaagaagtggTAATATCATCAATGATAGGAGGTTGACAGGAAGGGATGGAAGTATCAGTATCAGATAAAGAgggaaaatgagaaaaatattcCCAATCAGGAGAAGTAGAGGATGGAGAATGAGGGTAAGGGAGATGGTTTTCATGAAAAGTAACATGTCTTGACACAAAAATCTCTCTAGATTGAAGATCATAGAGAGTAAAACCCTTATAACCAGACTTGTAACCTAAGAATAGAGACTTTCTAGCTCTAGGTTGCAGTTTGGTTCTATGAGAATGTAAAGTGGAAGCATAACATAAACAACCAAAAACTTTGAAAAGGACAATATCAGGGAGTTTATGATGAAGAAGGAAGTAAGGTGATTGGTTATGAAGTAAGGGTGTAGGAACTCTATTTATGAGGAAAACAGCATGATGTATAGCATAAGACCAAAAGCAAGGAGGAAGTTTAGACTGATAAAGCAAAGCTCTAc belongs to Medicago truncatula cultivar Jemalong A17 chromosome 6, MtrunA17r5.0-ANR, whole genome shotgun sequence and includes:
- the LOC120575880 gene encoding disease resistance protein RPV1, with protein sequence MAIQSPSSSSSFSFGFTYQVFLSFRGTDTRHGFTGNLYKALTDKGIHTFIDDNDLQRGDEITPSLVKAIDESRIFIPIFSANYASSSFCLNELVHIIHCYKTKGRLVLPVFLGVEPTNVRHQTGSYGEALDEHEKRFQNDKSNMERLQRWKVALSQASNLSGYHFCPGYQYEFIGKIVKDISNKINRDILHVAKYPVGLQSRVQQVKLLLDKESNEKVNMIGLYGTGGLGKSTLAKAIYNFIADQFEGLCFLHDVKENSAKNNLKHLQEKLLLKATGLEINLDHVSEGIPIIKERLCRKKILLILDDVDRLEQLEALAGGLDWFGCGSRVIITTRDKHLLTCHGIESTHAVEGLYGEEALELLKLMAFKNGNVPSSYNDILIRALTYASGLPLAIVTIGSNLFGRSVEDWKRTLDEYDKIPNKEIQRILRVSYDALEEKDQSVFLDIACCFNGCKWTEVKQILHARYGHCVKHHVGVLAEKSLIDHWEYDDDVTLHHAEGLDGKYRIYKDDVRVTLHDLIEDMAKEVVRQESPKNPGERSRLWFYDDIVQVLKENMGSRNIEMIYLNCHSTENVIEWDGNAFKKMTNLKILIIENGHFSEGPNYLPSSLRCWKWEEYPSKSLSCFSNKKFENLKVLILDRCQYLTDISNVSNLPNLEEFSFQDCKNLITIHNSIGHLNKLEIIRATGCCKLESFPPLLLPSLKELELSYCESLKSFPELLCKMTNIKDIFLFFHTSIEELPFSFQNLSELHVLQIYHVRMLRFPKHNDKMYSIVFSNVTELTLLNCNLSDECLQTVLKWCANVKNLNLSSNKFKTLPECLSECHRLWNLNVECCWCLEDIRGIPPNLNYFSALRCKSLSSSSRRMLLNQKLYEAGDTNFRFPNGTEGIPDWFEHQIKGDTISFWFRKKIPSITSILLFPRSMQIPRINLFFNGYRLEDINFLLCGSGMMFNLDSEHAFLFDLKLEEQIKFELEMDKAPLKNEWIHVKLIVGKFSCTMVDDFREDEIQILRSVQMGIHVLKEKSNTEENVIFTNPYRKYSNTSLSQFEPSLKKQRLGEVGVSETEILHQQHLAALLSGMKNLVLTETKEK